The following coding sequences are from one Eleginops maclovinus isolate JMC-PN-2008 ecotype Puerto Natales chromosome 13, JC_Emac_rtc_rv5, whole genome shotgun sequence window:
- the LOC134874520 gene encoding CD59 glycoprotein-like, with protein sequence MRNSVVFCLAVSFAMFGFGFSIQCYTCPDGSSNNCEVKQVCNQGEDSCLKLTSGGNTYTSCMRYADCDFMTLAVRYSLADFEFDCCQSKLCNGKEKSAFQRFKEFFG encoded by the exons ATGAGGAACTCTGTGGTGTTTTGCCTCGCTGTCAGCTTTGCAATGTTTGGATTTG GCTTCTCCATCCAGTGTTACACATGCCCTGATGGCTCTTCCAACAACTGTGAAGTCAAACAGGTGTGTAACCAAGGAGAGGACAGCTGCCTCAAACTCACCAGTGGTG GAAATACCTACACCTCGTGTATGAGGTATGCAGACTGTGACTTCATGACTCTGGCCGTCAGATATTCCCTCGCTGACTTCGAATTCGACTGCTGTCAGTCAAAACTCTGCAATGGCAAGGAAAAAAGTGCGTTTCAGAGGTTCAAGGAATTTTTCGGTtaa